In the Paramormyrops kingsleyae isolate MSU_618 chromosome 6, PKINGS_0.4, whole genome shotgun sequence genome, one interval contains:
- the LOC111855145 gene encoding E3 ubiquitin/ISG15 ligase TRIM25-like isoform X2 encodes MLPCAHNYCVSCIQSATDSEKGPHRCPECRQEYHGIKDIQKNLKLCNIIESYKITTGKGQDMNTVQCDYCLPIRKPAFKTCLKCEISLCTDHLQAHAKKMSFRNHTLVEPLSDLNSQKCLSHSKNLEFYCATDAAFLCASCFIEGTHYGHDIHNFESAGAEMRCILRADLKLAKEKLQMTSILLQKSLGEEMAFADASDHLTVKALGILDSMINQLNGYKCRLSKQLQEEHACKQESWQANRSQMTKQQSLLKDIQEQAESVLAETDQCLFVHQFLSIKSQLKEALDSNVDMPAPPTVDTRHLCALTRTDELKTDMTMLLQALHTLLTPLELTFDPNTVHNSLLLSNDLRTVKYNAGKQVYPEHPERFQAAPQVLCSQGFSGGEHVWVVEVGQCMWSVGVCYPSVPRRGDHSRLGHNSISWRLQWKNKKLTACHASSTVTLPVTIPPLRLEMALDYSRGTLCFHSIKGRREHLHTFTAKFQEMVYPAFAIHSTNSESWITLQS; translated from the coding sequence ATGCTGCCCTGTGCCCACAACTACTGCGTCTCCTGCATCCAGTCTGCCACAGACTCGGAGAAAGGACCACACCGCTGCCCTGAATGCCGACAAGAGTATCATGGGATTAAGGACATTCAGAAGAACCTGAAGCTGTGCAACATCATTGAGAGCTACAAGATCACCACAGGGAAGGGCCAGGACATGAACACAGTGCAGTGTGACTACTGCTTGCCCATCAGAAAACCGGCCTTCAAGACCTGTTTGAAATGTGAGATCTCCCTGTGTACCGATCATCTCCAGGCTCATGCAAAGAAGATGTCCTTCAGGAACCATACACTGGTTGAGCCACTGTCAGACCTGAACTCCCAGAAATGCTTGTCTCACAGCAAGAACCTGGAGTTTTACTGCGCAACTGATGCCGCCTTTCTCTGTGCGAGCTGCTTCATTGAGGGTACCCACTACGGCCATGATATTCATAACTTTGAGAGTGCCGGGGCTGAGATGAGGTGCATTTTGAGGGCTGACCTGAAGCTCGCCAAAGAAAAGCTCCAGATGACCTCTATCTTGCTGCAGAAGAGCCTTGGGGAGGAGATGGCTTTCGCTGATGCCAGCGACCATCTTACAGTAAAAGCCCTGGGCATCCTGGACAGTATGATTAACCAGCTAAACGGATACAAGTGCCGACTGAGCAAGCAGCTGCAGGAGGAGCATGCGTGCAAGCAGGAGAGCTGGCAGGCCAACAGAAGTCAGATGACTAAGCAGCAGAGTCTCCTGAAGGATATCCAGGAGCAGGCTGAATCTGTTCTGGCAGAGACGGACCAATGCCTGTTTGTTCACCAGTTTCTATCGATCAAGTCCCAGCTTAAAGAAGCCTTAGATAGTAACGTGGATATGCCAGCACCTCCTACTGTGGACACAAGACATTTATGTGCTCTCACAAGAACAGATGAGTTGAAGACAGATATGACTATGCTGCTCCAGGCACTGCATACCTTGCTCACTCCATTGGAGTTGACTTTTGACCCCAACACAGTCCACAATAGCTTGCTCCTGTCCAATGACCTGAGGACGGTGAAGTATAATGCCGGCAAGCAGGTCTACCCAGAGCACCCCGAACGATTCCAGGCTGCGCCTCAGGTGCTGTGCTCCCAGGGTTTCTCTGGTGGAGAACATGTCTGGGTGGTGGAGGTAGGCCAGTGCATGtggtctgtgggtgtgtgttatCCCAGTGTGCCCAGACGTGGGGATCACAGCCGCCTGGGCCACAATTCTATCTCCTGGCGCCTCCAGTGGAAGAACAAGAAACTGACAGCCTGCCATGCATCGTCCACAGTGACACTTCCTGTGACTATTCCTCCCTTGAGGCTAGAAATGGCCCTGGACTACAGTAGGGGCACGCTGTGCTTTCATAGCATCAAGGGGCGGCGGGAACACCTGCACACCTTTACAGCCAAGTTTCAGGAGATGGTGTACCCTGCTTTTGCCATCCATTCAACTAACTCTGAGTCCTGGATAACCTTACAGAGCTGA
- the LOC111855145 gene encoding E3 ubiquitin/ISG15 ligase TRIM25-like isoform X1, whose product MSTELLAQELTCPICLQLFSEPVMLPCAHNYCVSCIQSATDSEKGPHRCPECRQEYHGIKDIQKNLKLCNIIESYKITTGKGQDMNTVQCDYCLPIRKPAFKTCLKCEISLCTDHLQAHAKKMSFRNHTLVEPLSDLNSQKCLSHSKNLEFYCATDAAFLCASCFIEGTHYGHDIHNFESAGAEMRCILRADLKLAKEKLQMTSILLQKSLGEEMAFADASDHLTVKALGILDSMINQLNGYKCRLSKQLQEEHACKQESWQANRSQMTKQQSLLKDIQEQAESVLAETDQCLFVHQFLSIKSQLKEALDSNVDMPAPPTVDTRHLCALTRTDELKTDMTMLLQALHTLLTPLELTFDPNTVHNSLLLSNDLRTVKYNAGKQVYPEHPERFQAAPQVLCSQGFSGGEHVWVVEVGQCMWSVGVCYPSVPRRGDHSRLGHNSISWRLQWKNKKLTACHASSTVTLPVTIPPLRLEMALDYSRGTLCFHSIKGRREHLHTFTAKFQEMVYPAFAIHSTNSESWITLQS is encoded by the coding sequence ATGTCGACGGAGCTCCTGGCGCAGGAACTGACATgcccgatctgcctgcagctcTTCTCAGAACCGGTGATGCTGCCCTGTGCCCACAACTACTGCGTCTCCTGCATCCAGTCTGCCACAGACTCGGAGAAAGGACCACACCGCTGCCCTGAATGCCGACAAGAGTATCATGGGATTAAGGACATTCAGAAGAACCTGAAGCTGTGCAACATCATTGAGAGCTACAAGATCACCACAGGGAAGGGCCAGGACATGAACACAGTGCAGTGTGACTACTGCTTGCCCATCAGAAAACCGGCCTTCAAGACCTGTTTGAAATGTGAGATCTCCCTGTGTACCGATCATCTCCAGGCTCATGCAAAGAAGATGTCCTTCAGGAACCATACACTGGTTGAGCCACTGTCAGACCTGAACTCCCAGAAATGCTTGTCTCACAGCAAGAACCTGGAGTTTTACTGCGCAACTGATGCCGCCTTTCTCTGTGCGAGCTGCTTCATTGAGGGTACCCACTACGGCCATGATATTCATAACTTTGAGAGTGCCGGGGCTGAGATGAGGTGCATTTTGAGGGCTGACCTGAAGCTCGCCAAAGAAAAGCTCCAGATGACCTCTATCTTGCTGCAGAAGAGCCTTGGGGAGGAGATGGCTTTCGCTGATGCCAGCGACCATCTTACAGTAAAAGCCCTGGGCATCCTGGACAGTATGATTAACCAGCTAAACGGATACAAGTGCCGACTGAGCAAGCAGCTGCAGGAGGAGCATGCGTGCAAGCAGGAGAGCTGGCAGGCCAACAGAAGTCAGATGACTAAGCAGCAGAGTCTCCTGAAGGATATCCAGGAGCAGGCTGAATCTGTTCTGGCAGAGACGGACCAATGCCTGTTTGTTCACCAGTTTCTATCGATCAAGTCCCAGCTTAAAGAAGCCTTAGATAGTAACGTGGATATGCCAGCACCTCCTACTGTGGACACAAGACATTTATGTGCTCTCACAAGAACAGATGAGTTGAAGACAGATATGACTATGCTGCTCCAGGCACTGCATACCTTGCTCACTCCATTGGAGTTGACTTTTGACCCCAACACAGTCCACAATAGCTTGCTCCTGTCCAATGACCTGAGGACGGTGAAGTATAATGCCGGCAAGCAGGTCTACCCAGAGCACCCCGAACGATTCCAGGCTGCGCCTCAGGTGCTGTGCTCCCAGGGTTTCTCTGGTGGAGAACATGTCTGGGTGGTGGAGGTAGGCCAGTGCATGtggtctgtgggtgtgtgttatCCCAGTGTGCCCAGACGTGGGGATCACAGCCGCCTGGGCCACAATTCTATCTCCTGGCGCCTCCAGTGGAAGAACAAGAAACTGACAGCCTGCCATGCATCGTCCACAGTGACACTTCCTGTGACTATTCCTCCCTTGAGGCTAGAAATGGCCCTGGACTACAGTAGGGGCACGCTGTGCTTTCATAGCATCAAGGGGCGGCGGGAACACCTGCACACCTTTACAGCCAAGTTTCAGGAGATGGTGTACCCTGCTTTTGCCATCCATTCAACTAACTCTGAGTCCTGGATAACCTTACAGAGCTGA